GAGCGAGCGCAATTGGTACTCGGTGTCATCGAGACTCTCGGCAAGTTCGAGCGCCTTGCTCCAGGCCGCTCCGGTCTCGGGGGCGGTCGTGCCTCTGTTATAGGCTACGGACGCGCCCAGGGCGGCGTGGAGTTTCATTTCCCGGCGCGCGTCCCGGTTCATGCCGGCGGCAAGACTGCTCAGCGCCTGTTCGATCCGGCGGCGACATTCGTCGAGCAGCGACAGGTGTATCCACAGGGGCACTGCGGCGGCCGTCAGCGCCACGCCGATCGAGGCATCGCCGCCAGGGGAAAGAGCCCAGTCGAGTGCCGCGCGCACGTCGTCGATATGCGGCCCGTAATCGGCCGCCCATTCGGCTGTTGGCCGCGTCTCCCATTCGGCCTCCGCCCGCTCGAAGACGTCGCGGTAATATCCGGCGTGACAACGCGCGATCCGTTCGCGTTCGCCGCTCTCGCCGAGCTTTTCGATCGCGTAGGCCCGCGTTGTGTCGAGCAAGCGGTAGCGCGCGACGCGGCCGTCAACCTCCGCCGCAACAAGCGACTTCGCGACCAGATTGAAGAGACCCTCAACGACTTCCGAGTGTGGAAGCTCGGGGCTCGCCACAACCGCACGGGCCGCCTCAAGCCTGAAGGCACCGGCGAAGATCGCCAGGCGGCGCAGGATCATGCGTTCGGGCTCGGATAACAGTTCGTAGCTCCAGTCGAGAGTCGCCCGCATCGTCTGGTGCCGCGGCAATGCCATCCGCCGTCCGCCGGTCAGCAGCCGGAAGCGATCGTCGAGGCCGGCGGCGAGCGCTTCGATGCCGAACGCGCCGCCGCGCGCCGCTGCCAGCTCGATCGCCAGCGGGATGCCGTCGAGCCGCCGGCAAATCGTCGCGATCAACGCGGCGACATGCCGATCCTCGGAAACATGGGCCCCGCTCGCACGTGATCGGAGGACGAACAGCCGGGCCGCGCCGTATTGCCAAAGGTCATCGCTCTCGACGGCGGGCACGGCGAGCGGCGGCACCGGATAGATCCACTCCCCTTCTGCCTTTAGCGGCTCCCGGCTCGTTGCGATGACATGCGCCGCCGGGCTGGCGTGCAACAATGCCTCGGCCATTCTAGCGGCAGCGCCAATCACGTGCTCGCAGGTGTCGAGCACCAGCAACAGCGGCCGGTTGGCGAGCGCCTGCGCCACGCGTTGTGCCGAAACCTCACCGCCACTAAGTTCCAGCCCGATAGCAGCAGCAACCGTAGCGGGCACCAAGCCAGGATCGGAGAGCGGCGAGAACTCGGCCAGCCACACGCCGCCGGCAAAGTTCGGCAGCAGCTGGCGCGCGGCCGCGAGCGCGAGCTGCGTTTTGCCGATGCCGCCGGCCCCGGTCAGCGAGACCAACCGATGAGAGCCGATGAGGCTTAGGACTTCCGCGACGTCGGCATCACGGCCGATCAGCTCGGAAACAGGTGCCGGCAAGTTCGTCGGTGGCAGCGTCTCCGCGGGCTGCACAGCCATGCCAACGGCGGCGCGCTCGACCGGGCTTTCCGACGACACGCGGACCTCGCCGGTAAACTGATAGCCTCGTCCGGACACCGTGCGAATCAAATCCCGCTCGGCGCCGAAAGCGGTGCGCAACGCCGCGATCTGCGATTGCAGATTATTCTCATCAACCACCCGGTCGGGCCACACGCGCGCCATCAGCGCGCGCTTGCCGACGACCTCGCCGCGCGCCTCGATCAGCGCCATCAGCACGTCGAAGGCGCGCCCGCCGAGCTTGACCGGCTGGCCGTCAGCGAGCAGTTCACGGCGGTGCGGCGAGACCTGAAAACGCCCGAACGCGACGCCCGCCGTGGTTTCGGAGGCGGGTTCCATCGCTCGCATTATAGCGGCCGGCACGCCACCCCACAGCAAATTTCAGGATTTTCCAGGAAAGTGCAGCGCACGCGCGCCAGCCTGCTTGCGCATAAGTCTTTCCACGTCTTTCCAGAGGGCCCCCGGGGACTTTCCAGTTTTTGCCTCTTAGCTTTGTGGCCGTCCCGTCATGGACGATGAAGTAGCAGGAGGAAGTGCGATGGTCGACATAGATCTTCGGAATGACAACCTGGCTCGCAAGCTGGCCGAGGAGGACATACAACACGCGGTGATTGCCCGACAAAGTAATTTGCTCAGCGGTCGGAGCTCGCTTCATCTTCGGCGCATGCGTTCAATTGAGCCGCTGATCGCGATCGTCTTAGGCTGCATGCGTTAGAAAAGCGCACAGGGTCATGAAGTGCGACGGTTAAAAAAGGACGATCGACGAACAGCGAGGATAGTACGGAGAGGAGACTCCAATGCCCGACCGTTCCGAAAGTCTTAGATCTGGCAGTGCCGCGCGATGCGCAGTTTGTGATGGCAAGTTTGGTCTCGTCCGGCACTACTCGTGGCGAACCCCGCTTTGTTCCAAGAAGTGCGTGGATCGCTTCAGAACTCGCAGGGAAAGTGACCGCAATTGGCTGGGTCGGCTTCAAATCGCCTTCGGCCAGCTGCCCGAGAACCGCGCCAGATGACGACGTTGTCGGTCGGGGGCTCGAGCCTTCGGACATGTCGCTGGGCATCCGGATGATTTCGATCGGTCAGCCACATCGGGCGGTCCCGATCACCGGCGCGACCTGCCTTGCAATCGCGGTACGCATCAAGGGCTCGCTCCCGAACCAGATGGCCCGCGCTGGCGACGGCCCGATCACCATCGCCCACCCCTCCGGCACGACCGTGGTCGATGCAGCCGTAGAACATGCCGACGATCCCGCGAAGGCGCGCGCCATTCATGGCGCTGTGTATCGCACCGCCAGACGGCTGTTCGAGGGGAGCGTGTTCTACCGACCTGCCAAATCCACTGCGCAAGCACGGCGCAGCGCGTAACGGTACTGGAGCTCTGGACGATGACTTATCTCGTTGCCGCCGATCTTCCCCGCGAATCCGCTGGCCGGCGCTTTCGCGACCTGTTGAAGCGGCCCGGCATCCTGCAACTACCCGGCGCTCACAACGGCATGGCGGCGCTGCAGGCCAAAGCGGCCGGGTTCGACGCGCTTTATCTTTCGGGCGCAGCCATGACGGCATCGATGGG
The DNA window shown above is from Bradyrhizobium sp. CB1650 and carries:
- a CDS encoding winged helix-turn-helix domain-containing protein, with amino-acid sequence MEPASETTAGVAFGRFQVSPHRRELLADGQPVKLGGRAFDVLMALIEARGEVVGKRALMARVWPDRVVDENNLQSQIAALRTAFGAERDLIRTVSGRGYQFTGEVRVSSESPVERAAVGMAVQPAETLPPTNLPAPVSELIGRDADVAEVLSLIGSHRLVSLTGAGGIGKTQLALAAARQLLPNFAGGVWLAEFSPLSDPGLVPATVAAAIGLELSGGEVSAQRVAQALANRPLLLVLDTCEHVIGAAARMAEALLHASPAAHVIATSREPLKAEGEWIYPVPPLAVPAVESDDLWQYGAARLFVLRSRASGAHVSEDRHVAALIATICRRLDGIPLAIELAAARGGAFGIEALAAGLDDRFRLLTGGRRMALPRHQTMRATLDWSYELLSEPERMILRRLAIFAGAFRLEAARAVVASPELPHSEVVEGLFNLVAKSLVAAEVDGRVARYRLLDTTRAYAIEKLGESGERERIARCHAGYYRDVFERAEAEWETRPTAEWAADYGPHIDDVRAALDWALSPGGDASIGVALTAAAVPLWIHLSLLDECRRRIEQALSSLAAGMNRDARREMKLHAALGASVAYNRGTTAPETGAAWSKALELAESLDDTEYQLRSLWGLSVFHTVSGQYRVGLALAQRLHALAVSRSDPRDRLVGERMMGAAQHYLGDQPAARRHLERVLADHAAVDHRSSVIRFPIDLRVSARTVLARVLWLQGFPDQAMRAAESSIEDARAADHAVSFCYALARGACPIALAVGDLVTAEHYVAMLLDHSTKHALPRWCAVGSGFEGALAIKRGEVVAGSRLLRAGFAELAKLEDSRSGLRFTALVITETLGHVGKVSEVLAELNEVIEQSEQGEECWLIADLLRLKGERLLMEDTQDAAMEAEGHFRQALDWARRQGALSLELRAATSFARLLRDQGRPADAMALLQPVYDRFTEGFDAVDLQAAKALIDALQ
- a CDS encoding PrpF domain-containing protein, with the translated sequence MASLVSSGTTRGEPRFVPRSAWIASELAGKVTAIGWVGFKSPSASCPRTAPDDDVVGRGLEPSDMSLGIRMISIGQPHRAVPITGATCLAIAVRIKGSLPNQMARAGDGPITIAHPSGTTVVDAAVEHADDPAKARAIHGAVYRTARRLFEGSVFYRPAKSTAQARRSA